The following are encoded in a window of Vicia villosa cultivar HV-30 ecotype Madison, WI unplaced genomic scaffold, Vvil1.0 ctg.003020F_1_1, whole genome shotgun sequence genomic DNA:
- the LOC131640267 gene encoding casein kinase 1-like protein 10: MDHVIAGKFKLGRKIGSGSFGELYIAVNVQTGEEVAVKLEPVKTKHPQLHYESKLYMLLQGGTGVPHLKWFGVEGDYNVMAIDLLGPSLEDLFNYCNRKLTLKTVLMLADQLINRVEYMHSRGFLHRDIKPDNFLMGLGRKANQVYIIDYGLAKKFRDLQTHKHIPYRENKNLTGTARYASVNTHLGIEQSRRDDLESLGYVLMYFLRGSLPWQGLKAGTKKQKYDRISEKKMTTSIEVLCKSYPSEFGSYFHYCRSLRFEDKPDYSYLKRLFRDLFIREGYQFDYIFDWTILKYPQISGSSRGRHDSGKAAMNAGPSVQRPEKTSVGKELRERFTGAVEAFSRRNPTSSSPRRDHSKHRGFEDVAAIPKDAHHDQDKGRNSGRYGSSSRRPIISSTSKPSSSGDHTDSRTGRLTSSSRPSTAQRVQPMYETKQPTYTRPGSSRGNRDDPLRSFELLSIRK, translated from the exons ATGGATCATGTGATTGCTGGAAAGTTTAAACTTGGAAGGAAAATTGGAAGTGGGTCTTTTGGGGAGCTTTATATAG CTGTTAATGTACAAACTGGTGAGGAGGTAGCTGTCAAGCTG GAGCCTGTGAAGACTAAGCATCCGCAGCTTCACTATGAATCAAAATTGTATATGCTTCTTCAAGGAGGAA CGGGGGTGCCTCATCTGAAGTGGTTTGGAGTTGAGGGAGACTACAATGTGATGGCGATCGACCTTCTTGGGCCCAGTCTGGAAGATCTATTCAATTATTGTAACCGGAAGTTAACATTGAAGACTGTGTTAATGCTTGCTGATCAACTA ATTAACAGAGTTGAATATATGCATTCAAGAGGTTTCCTTCACCGTGACATAAAGCCAGACAATTTTTTAATGGGCCTAGGACGTAAAGCAAATCAG GTCTACATCATTGACTACGGCCTCGCCAAAAAATTCAGAGATCTTCAGACTCATAAGCACATACCGTACAG AGAAAACAAGAACCTTACAGGAACAGCTCGGTATGCGAGTGTCAACACTCATCTTGGAATTG AACAAAGCAGAAGGGATGACCTGGAATCTCTTGGTTACGTTCTCATGTACTTCTTAAGAGGAAG TCTTCCTTGGCAGGGACTGAAAGCGGGtaccaaaaaacaaaaatatgataGAATCAGTGAGAAGAAGATGACAACTTCCATCGAG GTGCTTTGCAAATCATATCCTTCAGAGTTCGGATCATACTTCCACTACTGCCGATCTTTGCGGTTTGAAGACAAGCCTGACTACTCCTATTTAAAGAGGCTTTTTCGAGATCTATTTATTCGAGAAG GCTATCAATTTGACTATATTTTTGACTGGACTATATTGAAGTATCCGCAGATTAGTGGAAGCTCTAGAGGGAGG CATGACAGTGGCAAGGCGGCTATGAATGCAGGGCCATCTGTACAGAGGCCAGAAAAGACCTCAG TCGGGAAAGAGCTTCGAGAGAGATTCACTGGGGCTGTTGAAGCATTCTCACGGAGGAACCCAACAAGTTCCAGTCCTCGCCGTGACCATTCTAAACATAGGGGTTTTGAGGATGTAGCAGCCATACCCAAGGATGcg CATCATGATCAAGACAAGGGACGCAATTCCGGACGATATGGAAGCAGTTCAAGAAGACCTATAATCTCCTCAACATCCAAGCCAAGTTCATCAGGTGATCATACTGACAGTCGTACTGGCCGGCTGACCTCTAGTAGCCGTCCATCAACCGCACAAAGAGTTCAACCTATGTACGAAACCAAACAACCAACCTACACACGACCAGGATCTTCTAGAGGCAACCGCGATGATCCTCTGCGGAGTTTTGAACTCCTCTCAATCAGGAAGTAA
- the LOC131640259 gene encoding vacuolar protein sorting-associated protein 2 homolog 3-like translates to MNIFAKKPTAKEALRASKREMTNATRGIEREIASLQSEEKKLVAEIKRTAKTGNEAATKTLARQLIRLRQQIGNLQGSRAQMRGIATHTQAMHANSSVAVGIQGATKAMASMNKQMDPAKQAKVMREFQKQSAQMDMTTEMMSDVIDDALDDDEAEEETEELTNQVLDEIGVDVASQLSAAPKGRVATKNTENVGSSGIDDLEKRLAALRNP, encoded by the exons ATGAACATTTTCGCCAAGAAACCCACCGCCAAag AGGCTCTTCGGGCGAGTAAACGTGAAATGACAAACGCCACTAGAG gtatagaaagggaaattgcatCGTTACAATCGGAA GAAAAGAAATTAGTTGCTGAGATTAAGAGAACTGCTAAGACTGGAAATGAG GCGGCAACTAAAACTCTAGCTCGACAGCTGATAAGGCTTAGGCAACAGATTGGTAATCTTCAGGGTAGTCGAGCTCAGATGAGAGGCATAGCAACTCACACGCAG GCAATGCATGCCAATTCTTCTGTTGCTGTTGGCATTCAAGGTGCTACTAAGGCAATGGCATCTATGAATAAG CAAATGGACCCAGCAAAACAAGCCAAAGTTATGCGGGAATTCCAGAAACAATCGGCACAGATGGATATGACT ACTGAAATGATGTCAGATGTCATAGATGATGCCTTGGATGATGATGAAGCTGAAGAGGAAACTGAAGAGCTTACAAATCAG GTTCTTGATGAAATCGGTGTGGATGTTGCCTCGCAG TTATCAGCTGCCCCCAAAGGGAGAGTCGCAACAAAGAATACTGAAAATGTCGGCAG CTCGGGCATTGATGACCTTGAGAAACGTTTGGCAGCTCTAAGAAACCCGTAA
- the LOC131640265 gene encoding CRIB domain-containing protein RIC7-like, whose translation MSRDNKMKGLLKGLKFITQIFDSNEKEPEIEIGGPTDVKHVAHIGWDGPTENAPSWMNEYNSVSGLSSSAPLNMNGDRGNDDSDNWVSPETIKRGSRSMHLDENAHELPLPKSSKNQSNSTRNLRESHAKEKADRPRQQKRNSKRSTSNDTLNESNLTTREQPIPMDTDSLQLQETTDDNLPPKIQSDNPKRTNCKKIKDGQGVSGSSKSRLKSQHKEHNSNEDMHPISCSNSKGQISNEDVHSRVGSKSREHKSKEGSHLRSNLKPRNSNLSEGRPSRPDSKPKTKHRLNEEDGQLERESNEDMLRNCPN comes from the exons ATGTCCCGTGACAATAAGATGAAAGGTCTCCTTAAAGGGTTGAAGTTCATTACTCAGATATTTG ATAGCAATGAAAAAGAACCAGAAATTGAGATTGGTGGTCCCACAGATGTAAAGCATGTGGCACATATTGGATGGGATGGTCCTACTGAAAATGCTCCCAGCTGG ATGAATGAGTATAATTCTGTTTCAGGACTTTCATCATCAGCACCTCTAAATATGAATGGAGATAGAGGAAATGATGATTCTGACAATTGGGTGTCCCCAG aaacaataaaaagaggtTCAAGGTCAATGCATCTTGACGAGAACGCGCATGAGTTACCTTTACCTAAATCATCTAAGAATCAATCAAATTCAACAAGAAACTTAAGAGAGTCACATGCAAAAGAAAAAGCAGACAGACCAAGGCAACAAAAAAGGAATTCAAAACGTTCAACATCAAATGATACTTTAAATGAATCCAACCTCACAACAAGAGAACAACCTATACCAATGGATACAGATTCTCTCCAACTCCAAGAAACTACTGATGATAATTTGCCACCTAAGATCCAATCAGACAATCCTAAAAGGActaattgcaagaaaataaaagatggTCAAGGTGTTAGTGGATCGTCCAAATCTAGATTAAAATCCCAACATAAGGAGCACAATTCTAATGAAGACATGCATCCAATATCGTGTTCCAACTCTAAGGGCCAAATTTCCAATGAAGACGTGCATTCAAGAGTAGGTTCTAAATCTAGGGAACATAAATCTAAAGAAGGATCGCATTTGAGATCTAATTTAAAACCTAGAAACTCTAATTTGAGTGAAGGACGCCCTTCTAGACCTGATTCCAAACCTAAAACCAAGCATAGACTCAATGAAGAAGATGGACAACTTGAGAGAGAATCTAATGAAGATATGTTGAGAAATTGTCCAAATTAG